Proteins encoded in a region of the Sulfurimonas marina genome:
- a CDS encoding lytic murein transglycosylase, whose amino-acid sequence MRYLLLLLSITATTLFAKQYTNCTFQNEHHSDVCKQVVKHGVSYDYANRFLLSYFKTQKFDEISWKYLKPKYIKYHKQNEKKANNVLVSHVPKMVENLKKHQEAYHYAETKYGVNKEIIAAILLKETKLGKIQPTHDAFIVFNTIVTRLPNPKTPREKWLLKMGKTNMAKIIEYCYKDNIQPEECNLPSSYAGAVGIPQFMPNSFIYAQSYKNTIPDLTNMDDAIVSVAKFLHKKAGFDTPIDWEKMRDIPTIEQEWYQYEFDYKNTSFVYEKNTKTGAPYRCFTKNKPQLDYLKGYMKKVMRYNNSSNYAIGVIRLAHDAALLLRK is encoded by the coding sequence ATGAGATACTTACTACTACTTCTTAGCATTACAGCAACAACGCTTTTTGCAAAGCAATATACAAACTGTACATTTCAAAACGAGCACCATAGCGACGTTTGTAAACAGGTTGTAAAACACGGGGTAAGCTACGATTATGCAAACAGATTTCTCCTCTCTTATTTTAAAACACAAAAGTTTGATGAGATTAGCTGGAAATATCTTAAACCAAAATACATTAAGTACCATAAACAAAACGAAAAAAAAGCAAACAATGTGCTTGTATCTCATGTCCCAAAGATGGTTGAAAACCTCAAAAAACATCAAGAAGCATATCACTATGCAGAGACAAAGTACGGGGTAAACAAAGAGATAATTGCCGCCATTTTACTTAAAGAGACAAAGCTTGGTAAAATTCAACCCACTCATGATGCCTTCATTGTTTTTAATACTATAGTTACACGTCTGCCAAATCCAAAAACTCCCCGTGAAAAATGGCTGCTGAAAATGGGGAAAACAAATATGGCAAAGATTATAGAGTATTGCTATAAAGACAATATACAACCTGAAGAGTGTAATCTTCCAAGCTCTTATGCTGGGGCTGTAGGGATCCCTCAGTTTATGCCAAACAGCTTTATCTATGCGCAGTCATATAAAAACACTATCCCCGATCTCACAAATATGGATGATGCTATCGTTTCTGTTGCAAAATTTTTACATAAAAAAGCGGGATTTGATACTCCGATCGACTGGGAAAAGATGAGAGATATTCCAACGATCGAACAAGAGTGGTATCAGTATGAGTTTGATTATAAAAACACTTCGTTTGTATATGAGAAAAACACAAAGACAGGTGCACCATACAGATGTTTCACAAAGAATAAGCCGCAACTCGACTACCTCAAAGGGTATATGAAAAAAGTTATGCGCTATAACAACTCATCGAACTATGCAATCGGTGTAATCCGACTTGCACACGATGCAGCCTTACTTCTCAGAAAGTAA
- a CDS encoding aminoglycoside phosphotransferase family protein, protein MQIEQFLQTTPYKDFKLEVASADASFRSYYRLTKDDESYILMDASLEKESLHPFLLVSQKLLDVDVKAPKIFHQDLEYGYLILEDFGDTNLLDLLNEENFESFYKKAIDEIIKMQGADTTQLPLYDKEFLHFEMDLMQEWYLEKKLSLNLSRENKQMLKQALERISEIVLSQPQESFVHRDFHSRNIMVKADGSLGIIDYQDGMSGAITYDLVSLLKDCYISFEREKVEQLVLYFRDRLGLEVEDEEFLKWFDFMGLQRHIKVLGIFSRLHLRDNKEGYLKDIPLTLSYVLETASRYDETKELAAFLKSFA, encoded by the coding sequence ATGCAAATAGAACAATTTTTACAAACCACTCCATATAAAGATTTCAAACTCGAAGTAGCCTCAGCCGATGCTAGCTTTCGAAGCTACTACCGTTTAACTAAAGATGATGAGAGTTATATCTTGATGGATGCCTCACTTGAGAAAGAATCGCTTCACCCTTTTTTACTGGTAAGCCAAAAACTTTTAGATGTAGATGTCAAAGCCCCAAAAATTTTTCACCAAGATTTGGAATATGGGTACCTTATACTCGAAGATTTCGGAGATACCAATCTTTTAGATCTGTTAAATGAAGAAAACTTTGAGAGCTTCTATAAAAAAGCGATCGATGAGATTATCAAGATGCAAGGTGCAGATACAACGCAGCTTCCCCTTTATGATAAAGAGTTTTTACATTTTGAGATGGATCTGATGCAGGAGTGGTATCTGGAAAAAAAACTCTCTCTTAACCTCTCTAGAGAAAACAAACAGATGCTCAAACAAGCACTTGAACGCATCTCAGAAATCGTTCTCTCCCAACCGCAAGAGAGTTTTGTACATCGTGACTTTCACTCTCGTAACATTATGGTAAAAGCTGACGGCTCACTTGGCATTATCGACTATCAAGACGGGATGAGCGGTGCTATCACCTACGATCTTGTGTCACTTTTAAAAGATTGCTATATCTCTTTTGAGAGAGAAAAAGTTGAGCAGTTGGTACTCTATTTCCGCGATCGACTCGGACTTGAGGTGGAAGATGAAGAGTTTTTAAAATGGTTTGATTTTATGGGCTTGCAACGCCATATAAAAGTGCTTGGGATCTTTTCACGCTTGCACCTTCGAGACAATAAAGAGGGCTATTTAAAAGATATCCCACTTACCCTCTCTTATGTGCTTGAGACCGCTTCAAGATATGATGAGACAAAAGAGTTGGCTGCCTTTTTAAAGAGCTTTGCATGA
- a CDS encoding sodium:solute symporter: protein MNSAFSSLDWAIFATYLVILALSSYFFSKIKISSTKEYFTSANSIPALAAAISIVATTQSAATFLGVPEFAYKNNFTLIGFYISSLLAVLFVAYVFVPKFYAIKALTVYELLEKRYGENSKRQAGVMFLVGRVLASGARLYIAALAVSMILFLDISFLHMVFAISLLLFGALIYTYFGGVKSVIYSDIIQSVVYVSAGAVVFYYLYTSLQVEDIYTTLQSLGKLQIIETSIDGKFSIYGLLGGWLLLNIAAFGLDQDMSQRVLSCKDTKEAQRSLILSILFTIPIVLLFLGIGALLFLHYQNNEIVQSFGDEKITIFMYYILNEMPEGLRGFITVGAIAAALSSTNSVLGAMSSVAIEDIYKPYKLKKEPSTDERHFLKASRTGVLLFALALFSMAVISYFWQRYLEVSLIAFALGVMAFAYTGLLGVYFSAIFTKRGSAKLVPFALFGGFLTVLLLQTSALGFSIGYDWQIAVGTLIAFLIMMTGAENG from the coding sequence ATGAATAGTGCTTTTTCTTCACTTGACTGGGCTATATTTGCAACCTATCTTGTTATCCTGGCATTAAGTTCGTACTTCTTCTCAAAAATAAAAATCAGTTCAACAAAAGAGTACTTCACCTCAGCCAATTCAATTCCCGCATTAGCCGCTGCGATCTCGATCGTAGCTACTACTCAATCAGCCGCAACCTTTTTAGGTGTCCCGGAGTTTGCCTATAAAAACAACTTTACCCTTATAGGATTTTATATCTCCTCACTTTTGGCGGTGTTGTTTGTAGCGTATGTGTTTGTTCCTAAATTTTATGCGATCAAAGCCCTTACCGTTTATGAACTTTTGGAAAAACGCTACGGAGAAAACTCAAAACGACAAGCGGGAGTTATGTTTTTAGTCGGACGGGTACTTGCCAGCGGTGCACGCCTCTACATCGCCGCTCTTGCTGTGAGTATGATTCTGTTTTTAGATATCTCCTTTTTACATATGGTTTTTGCTATCTCGCTACTGCTTTTTGGAGCACTTATATACACCTATTTCGGAGGAGTGAAGTCGGTCATCTACAGCGACATTATCCAGAGTGTTGTTTATGTGAGTGCCGGCGCTGTCGTTTTTTACTACCTCTACACTTCCTTGCAAGTTGAAGATATCTATACAACACTTCAGTCACTTGGAAAACTACAAATAATCGAGACCTCTATAGACGGAAAGTTTAGCATCTACGGTCTCCTTGGTGGATGGCTGCTTTTAAATATTGCAGCATTTGGACTCGATCAAGATATGAGTCAAAGGGTACTTTCGTGTAAAGATACAAAAGAAGCACAACGCTCACTTATCCTCTCGATCCTTTTTACAATCCCTATCGTGCTACTGTTTTTAGGGATCGGTGCCCTGCTCTTTTTACACTACCAAAACAATGAGATAGTGCAAAGTTTCGGTGATGAGAAGATCACAATCTTTATGTACTACATCTTAAACGAGATGCCAGAAGGTCTGCGTGGCTTTATAACGGTTGGTGCAATTGCCGCCGCACTCTCATCGACAAACTCGGTTTTAGGAGCTATGAGTTCCGTTGCTATTGAGGATATCTACAAACCCTACAAACTAAAAAAAGAGCCCTCTACAGATGAGAGACACTTTTTAAAAGCTTCAAGAACGGGAGTATTACTCTTTGCACTTGCACTCTTTTCAATGGCAGTTATCAGCTACTTTTGGCAACGCTATCTCGAAGTTTCACTTATCGCTTTTGCGTTAGGTGTAATGGCATTTGCTTATACAGGACTTTTAGGGGTTTATTTTTCTGCTATCTTTACAAAAAGGGGGAGTGCAAAGCTTGTCCCTTTTGCACTTTTTGGCGGTTTTTTAACGGTACTGCTTCTGCAAACTTCAGCTTTAGGATTTTCCATAGGGTATGACTGGCAGATAGCAGTTGGAACGCTTATCGCTTTTCTTATTATGATGACAGGAGCTGAAAATGGCTAA
- the rplT gene encoding 50S ribosomal protein L20 has translation MPRVKTGVVRRRRHKKILKLAKGFYSGRRKHFRKAKEQLERSMMYAFRDRKQKKREFRKLWIIRINAACRLNGMNYSTFMNGLKKSGIELDRKILADMAMNDAAAFTKVVEASKAALA, from the coding sequence ATGCCAAGAGTAAAAACTGGTGTTGTTCGTAGAAGAAGACACAAAAAAATATTAAAATTAGCAAAAGGTTTCTATAGTGGTCGTCGTAAACACTTTAGAAAAGCTAAGGAACAATTAGAACGTTCAATGATGTATGCGTTCCGTGACCGTAAGCAAAAGAAACGTGAATTCCGTAAATTATGGATCATCCGTATCAATGCTGCATGTCGTTTAAACGGTATGAACTACTCAACTTTCATGAACGGGCTTAAAAAATCTGGCATCGAGCTTGACCGTAAAATTCTTGCTGATATGGCTATGAATGATGCTGCTGCTTTCACAAAAGTAGTAGAAGCTTCTAAAGCTGCACTAGCATAA
- a CDS encoding GAF domain-containing protein, whose translation MNKFNEIAAFGKELVKVENIEDSLELIAKEAKEIVNADRCSIFIVDESENILWTKLSDGIGGRIVLSLNSGIVGDTYLKKEAQLVNNPYEDPRFLPNIDKKSGYTTKNMITIPIFNSKREIMGIMQLLNKSRFDFDENDLEVLTFFANYISGTLELVLLSEK comes from the coding sequence ATGAATAAGTTTAATGAAATAGCGGCATTTGGAAAAGAGTTAGTCAAAGTAGAAAATATTGAGGATAGTTTAGAACTAATTGCTAAAGAAGCTAAAGAGATTGTAAATGCTGATCGTTGTTCTATTTTTATAGTAGATGAATCTGAAAATATTTTATGGACAAAACTCAGTGATGGAATCGGAGGGCGTATTGTTCTCTCTTTAAATTCGGGGATTGTGGGTGATACTTATCTAAAAAAAGAGGCGCAACTTGTTAATAACCCTTATGAAGACCCTAGATTTTTACCCAATATCGATAAAAAGAGCGGTTATACAACTAAAAATATGATCACTATCCCTATCTTTAATTCAAAAAGGGAGATTATGGGGATCATGCAGCTGCTTAATAAAAGCCGTTTTGATTTCGATGAAAACGATTTGGAAGTACTTACATTTTTTGCAAACTATATAAGCGGTACTTTGGAGTTAGTTTTACTTTCTGAGAAGTAA
- a CDS encoding glycoside hydrolase family 3 N-terminal domain-containing protein — MKLLLTFLLFLLPLQAEINDSQLKQLIARMLIVGFEGDRLEQNSTIIQDLKDYPMGGVILFDKNLKEPSKTKNIIDPKQLQELTKTLQENATQPLFISIDQEGGKVARLKESQGFYKAPSAKEVATLSLAESRIFYKKQAQMLQENGIDLNFAPVVDLSLNPNNKVIAGLERSYGKTPKEVVCYASIMIEEQNKAGVLSVLKHFPGHGSSLEDSHKGFVDISDTWSEIELEPYKQLIAQNKIDLIMTAHVFNKHLDPAYPATLSHNVNTKLLREQLGFRGVIISDDLQMKAIAEHYSLKETLTLAINSGVDMVLFGNQLGSNTPEEIIETIFTEVKEQHIPLKRIVEANNRIEALHTKQKIVQKPIVFTPHRIELTKQYIKQHYNKDVENIKITPKMIVLHWTAVMGLEDSFKRLYPEELLTDRKDIANASLLNVSSHFLVDRNGTIYQLMPDNYMARHVIGLNYTTIGVENVGGEGNKKEDLTPAQLKANIELVRYLRTKYPTIDYLIGHHEYREFEDTPLWLERDKGYRTKKADPGDKFMNDVHSNVKDLGLKSHYE; from the coding sequence TTGAAACTACTACTAACTTTTTTACTCTTTCTCTTACCTCTTCAAGCGGAGATTAACGATTCACAATTAAAACAACTGATTGCAAGGATGCTTATTGTTGGATTTGAAGGGGACAGACTCGAGCAAAATTCCACAATCATCCAAGACCTCAAAGACTATCCGATGGGTGGGGTAATCCTTTTTGATAAAAACCTCAAAGAGCCAAGTAAAACAAAAAATATCATTGATCCAAAACAACTTCAAGAACTTACAAAAACACTTCAAGAAAATGCTACGCAACCTCTTTTTATCTCTATTGATCAAGAGGGTGGAAAAGTTGCACGCCTAAAAGAGAGTCAAGGTTTTTACAAGGCACCCTCAGCGAAAGAGGTTGCAACGCTCTCTTTAGCTGAAAGCCGTATCTTTTATAAAAAACAAGCACAAATGCTCCAAGAAAATGGGATAGATCTCAACTTTGCACCGGTAGTTGATCTCTCACTCAATCCAAATAACAAAGTGATAGCAGGACTGGAGCGCTCATACGGAAAAACTCCCAAAGAGGTGGTGTGCTATGCCTCTATCATGATAGAGGAGCAAAATAAAGCTGGTGTTTTAAGTGTTTTAAAACATTTTCCGGGACATGGTTCATCTTTAGAGGATTCCCATAAAGGGTTTGTTGATATTAGCGATACCTGGAGTGAAATCGAGCTTGAACCATATAAACAGCTTATTGCTCAAAACAAGATTGATCTTATTATGACCGCACACGTATTTAATAAACATCTTGATCCCGCTTACCCCGCAACACTTTCACATAATGTAAATACAAAGCTTTTACGTGAACAACTCGGCTTTCGTGGTGTAATAATTAGTGATGATCTACAGATGAAAGCTATTGCTGAGCACTACTCTTTAAAAGAGACTCTGACTCTTGCGATCAACTCAGGTGTCGATATGGTTCTCTTCGGAAACCAGTTAGGATCAAATACTCCTGAGGAGATAATTGAGACTATCTTTACAGAGGTAAAAGAACAACATATCCCTCTTAAGCGTATTGTTGAAGCCAACAACAGGATCGAAGCACTTCATACAAAACAAAAAATCGTTCAAAAACCGATAGTTTTTACACCTCACCGAATTGAGCTGACAAAACAGTATATTAAACAACACTACAATAAAGATGTAGAGAACATAAAAATAACTCCAAAGATGATAGTTCTGCACTGGACGGCTGTAATGGGTCTTGAAGATTCTTTTAAACGTCTTTACCCAGAAGAGTTGCTTACAGATCGAAAAGATATTGCCAACGCTTCGCTTTTAAATGTCTCGTCCCACTTTTTAGTTGATCGAAACGGAACTATCTACCAACTCATGCCCGACAACTATATGGCAAGACACGTGATAGGTCTTAACTATACAACGATTGGTGTTGAGAATGTGGGCGGTGAAGGAAACAAAAAAGAGGATCTTACTCCTGCACAGTTAAAAGCAAACATTGAACTGGTACGTTACCTCAGAACAAAATATCCTACAATTGACTACCTTATCGGTCATCATGAATATAGAGAGTTTGAAGATACACCTCTTTGGCTCGAACGTGATAAAGGATACAGAACTAAAAAAGCTGATCCTGGCGATAAATTTATGAACGACGTACACTCAAACGTAAAAGATTTAGGGCTGAAATCCCATTATGAATAG
- a CDS encoding GGDEF domain-containing protein, with protein MINNSTFLTTIDIIPNPLIVTNGEKILLSNKSFLDFLGLESLEQLQTLCKCVCHLFIEYDGFFSLKDLKDGELWVDYIYRQKEGVKVSMVSNQGEGKAFEVSVGKLEEYEKTYVVIFTDITSLESERKILEKLAYKDPLTDIYNRQIFNTMLKQAYTDKHKNGERLSIILLDIDHFKQVNDNYGHDVGDKVLIEFTKLINQHIRSSDIFARWGGEEFIILLPKADIDAAYRKAEELRLLVENFEDPYLPKITISLGVSEILDGDKERSCFKRADKALYKAKETRNKAVKL; from the coding sequence ATGATAAATAATTCAACATTTTTAACTACTATTGATATTATTCCAAACCCTTTGATAGTCACTAATGGGGAAAAAATTCTGCTTTCAAATAAAAGTTTTTTAGATTTCTTAGGCCTTGAATCATTAGAACAGCTTCAAACACTTTGTAAATGTGTCTGTCATCTTTTTATAGAATATGACGGCTTTTTTTCACTAAAAGATCTTAAAGATGGTGAGTTGTGGGTAGACTATATCTACAGACAGAAAGAGGGTGTAAAAGTATCTATGGTTAGCAACCAGGGTGAAGGAAAAGCTTTTGAAGTTTCTGTGGGAAAACTAGAAGAGTATGAAAAAACGTATGTAGTTATTTTTACAGATATCACTTCACTTGAGAGTGAAAGAAAGATTCTGGAAAAACTTGCTTATAAAGATCCCTTAACAGATATCTATAATAGACAGATATTTAACACTATGCTCAAACAGGCTTATACTGACAAGCATAAAAATGGGGAAAGACTTTCAATTATTTTATTAGATATTGATCATTTTAAACAGGTTAATGACAACTATGGTCATGATGTCGGAGACAAAGTACTTATCGAGTTTACAAAGCTTATAAACCAACACATCAGAAGCAGTGATATATTTGCACGATGGGGTGGGGAAGAGTTTATTATCCTTCTTCCAAAAGCGGATATCGATGCAGCTTATCGCAAGGCTGAAGAGCTGCGCCTGCTTGTTGAAAACTTTGAAGATCCGTATCTGCCGAAAATTACTATTAGTCTGGGGGTTTCGGAGATTTTGGATGGCGATAAAGAAAGAAGCTGTTTCAAAAGAGCCGATAAAGCTTTATATAAAGCTAAAGAGACACGAAATAAAGCGGTAAAACTTTAA
- the rpmI gene encoding 50S ribosomal protein L35 — protein sequence MPKMKSVKGAVKRFKVKKNGQIKRGTAFRSHILTKQDAQTRREQNTPKVVAKVDEKNIKAMIN from the coding sequence ATGCCAAAAATGAAATCGGTAAAAGGTGCTGTTAAGCGCTTTAAAGTTAAGAAAAATGGTCAAATTAAACGTGGTACTGCGTTTAGAAGCCACATCTTAACAAAACAAGATGCACAAACTCGTCGTGAGCAAAATACTCCTAAAGTAGTTGCTAAAGTTGACGAAAAAAACATTAAGGCTATGATTAACTAA
- a CDS encoding PAS domain-containing protein, which yields MKNVTPTNHELIMDEDDFIVSKTDLKGQITYCNEIFMQLSKLSEAQLLGQPHNIIRHPDMPRLIFKLLWERVQNQKEIFAYVKNLSADGSYYWVYANVTASVDENHNIIGYYSVRRKPNEKNLGVVIELYKTLLQEEQRGGIEASSEYLTNLLNERGVSYDEFINTIQNGSL from the coding sequence ATGAAAAATGTAACTCCTACAAATCATGAACTTATTATGGATGAAGATGATTTTATTGTCTCTAAAACTGATCTAAAGGGACAAATTACCTATTGTAATGAGATCTTTATGCAGTTGTCAAAGCTTAGTGAAGCACAGTTGCTTGGGCAACCGCATAACATCATCAGGCACCCTGATATGCCCCGTTTAATTTTTAAGTTGTTATGGGAACGTGTACAAAATCAAAAAGAGATTTTTGCGTATGTAAAAAACCTTTCAGCAGATGGAAGTTACTACTGGGTGTATGCAAATGTAACGGCATCTGTAGATGAAAACCATAATATCATCGGATATTATTCAGTAAGAAGAAAGCCAAATGAGAAAAATCTTGGTGTTGTGATCGAGCTTTACAAAACTCTTTTGCAAGAGGAGCAAAGGGGTGGTATAGAAGCTTCTTCAGAGTATTTGACAAACCTTCTGAATGAACGCGGTGTTTCATATGATGAGTTTATTAATACAATTCAAAATGGGAGTCTCTAA
- a CDS encoding anhydro-N-acetylmuramic acid kinase, producing the protein MAKYIGVMSGTSLDGIDIVLCDIDNSCCTLLHANEYPYHSALKQEVLQMIDEQTTLKKIGELDVKLGDMFASNINAFITQYQIDTNEVTAIGLHGQTLWHEPNSKHPFSMQLGSASVVAAQTNIDVVNDFRSKDVANGGQGAPFAPAFHQFVFDRLYKNIAVVNIGGMANVTLLGDRYLGWDSGCGNVLLDHWIFTTQGKNYDQNGSFAKSGTVNVELLAQMLNDPYFAKKAPKSTGREYFNPTWLKKQLQDFQELSDADIQATLTELTAQTIVQDLKGVEEIIICGGGAKNSYLCERIAQLSHIAVKTTNEYGIDSDFLEAMIFAWLAYKRINKETVQLKEITGAKKDSILGVLTCK; encoded by the coding sequence ATGGCTAAATATATAGGGGTAATGAGTGGTACGAGTCTGGATGGAATCGATATAGTACTGTGTGATATTGATAACTCGTGCTGCACACTGCTTCATGCAAATGAATACCCTTACCACAGTGCACTCAAACAAGAGGTACTCCAAATGATAGATGAGCAAACTACACTCAAAAAGATTGGTGAACTCGATGTAAAACTGGGAGATATGTTTGCCTCAAATATCAATGCTTTCATCACGCAATACCAAATAGATACAAATGAAGTGACGGCGATTGGTCTACACGGACAAACGCTTTGGCATGAACCAAACTCTAAACACCCTTTTTCGATGCAATTAGGTTCTGCCAGTGTAGTAGCGGCTCAAACAAACATAGATGTCGTAAACGACTTCCGATCAAAAGATGTTGCTAACGGCGGACAAGGCGCTCCGTTTGCCCCAGCTTTTCATCAATTTGTTTTTGACAGACTCTATAAAAATATAGCCGTTGTAAATATCGGAGGGATGGCAAACGTCACCCTCTTAGGTGATCGTTATCTCGGCTGGGATTCCGGATGCGGCAATGTACTTCTTGATCACTGGATCTTCACAACTCAAGGGAAAAACTACGATCAAAACGGCTCTTTTGCAAAAAGCGGCACTGTAAATGTAGAACTTTTAGCACAGATGTTAAACGATCCCTATTTTGCGAAAAAAGCACCAAAAAGCACGGGCAGGGAATATTTTAATCCTACATGGCTAAAAAAACAACTACAAGATTTTCAAGAGCTCAGCGATGCCGATATCCAAGCTACTCTTACAGAACTCACTGCACAAACAATTGTACAAGATCTAAAAGGTGTTGAAGAGATTATCATTTGCGGCGGTGGTGCAAAAAACAGCTATCTTTGCGAGCGCATTGCACAACTAAGCCACATAGCTGTTAAAACTACCAACGAGTATGGAATTGACAGTGATTTTTTAGAAGCGATGATCTTTGCCTGGCTCGCTTATAAGAGAATAAATAAAGAAACGGTACAATTAAAAGAGATAACAGGAGCGAAAAAAGACTCCATTTTAGGTGTTTTAACATGCAAATAG
- a CDS encoding FAD:protein FMN transferase, with product MKLLSLLLFLFCVVLSAQTRTQVHMGTLVSITLDDHEELINEGFKIIREVDYALSSYKPEGDIYKLNHQHLVKLHPFTYEALKLSQQYYHSTHGYFDITIGSITKGLYRFGENREFIPHPQLLKSAKVGFSGLKFNRESAQINKGIKIDLGGMGKGFGVQKATQFFINKGVKKAIVAASGDIRCIGSCKVGVQNPFSEEQLFEIETKKPVSGITTSGNYRRYVGSKKSNHLISPYLRQSEKTFASITLISDLSSSDLDAYATAVSVMPYALAKQFLDEKPLGYILITTDRDLFISKNFEEYATIIKQ from the coding sequence TTGAAACTACTTAGTCTGCTTCTTTTTCTCTTTTGTGTTGTTTTGTCTGCACAAACCCGTACACAAGTGCATATGGGTACACTGGTAAGTATCACTTTAGACGATCATGAAGAGCTGATTAATGAGGGTTTTAAGATTATCCGTGAAGTTGATTATGCACTCTCCTCTTACAAGCCTGAAGGGGATATTTATAAACTCAATCATCAGCATCTTGTAAAACTACACCCTTTCACTTATGAGGCCTTAAAACTCTCACAACAGTATTATCACTCTACCCACGGCTATTTCGATATAACAATAGGTTCGATCACAAAAGGCCTTTACCGTTTCGGAGAAAACAGAGAGTTCATCCCCCATCCACAACTATTAAAAAGTGCAAAAGTTGGATTTTCCGGTTTGAAATTTAATCGGGAGAGTGCACAGATAAATAAAGGGATAAAGATAGACCTCGGCGGTATGGGAAAAGGGTTCGGTGTCCAAAAGGCAACACAGTTTTTTATAAATAAGGGCGTGAAAAAAGCGATAGTGGCTGCAAGCGGTGATATCCGTTGCATCGGGAGTTGCAAAGTGGGTGTGCAGAATCCTTTTAGCGAGGAGCAACTATTTGAGATTGAAACAAAAAAGCCCGTTAGCGGGATTACGACAAGCGGGAACTACCGTCGCTATGTAGGTTCAAAAAAGAGTAACCACCTTATAAGTCCATATCTTCGTCAAAGTGAAAAAACTTTTGCCTCTATTACCTTGATCTCTGATCTTAGCAGCAGTGATCTTGATGCTTACGCAACAGCTGTATCGGTTATGCCTTATGCACTAGCAAAACAGTTTTTAGATGAAAAACCTCTGGGATATATCTTAATTACTACAGATAGAGATCTCTTCATTAGCAAAAACTTTGAAGAATATGCAACGATCATTAAACAATGA
- the murU gene encoding N-acetylmuramate alpha-1-phosphate uridylyltransferase MurU, translating to MKAMILAAGRGERMRPLTDTTPKPLLKVGGKELIVWHIEKLAKNGFKEIVINIAHLGQQIPEALGNGECWGVKLYYSDEQTSGALETAGGIKKALSFLGDKPFLVVNGDVFCDYEFDPAFDLQNKLAHLVLVPNPPHNEKGDFGLENSLVVNHSSELWTFSGIAYYNPMIFNTVKLEKSPLAPLLRQLIDQKAVSGEIFKGLFKDIGTPQRLEEINEILTTTS from the coding sequence ATGAAAGCAATGATACTTGCAGCCGGACGTGGAGAACGGATGCGTCCCCTTACCGATACTACGCCAAAACCTTTACTTAAAGTGGGCGGCAAAGAGCTTATTGTATGGCATATAGAGAAATTGGCAAAAAACGGTTTTAAAGAGATTGTGATCAATATCGCCCATCTTGGGCAGCAAATACCGGAAGCTTTAGGTAACGGAGAGTGTTGGGGTGTTAAACTCTACTACTCTGACGAGCAAACAAGCGGTGCACTTGAAACTGCAGGGGGGATCAAAAAAGCGCTCTCTTTTTTAGGAGATAAGCCTTTTTTGGTGGTAAACGGTGACGTGTTTTGCGACTATGAATTTGATCCTGCATTTGATCTGCAAAATAAACTTGCCCATCTTGTTTTAGTACCAAACCCTCCACACAATGAAAAAGGGGATTTTGGCTTAGAGAACTCTTTAGTTGTAAACCACTCAAGTGAGTTGTGGACATTTTCAGGTATAGCTTACTATAATCCTATGATATTTAATACTGTTAAGCTAGAAAAATCACCGCTTGCACCGCTGCTTCGTCAACTTATAGATCAAAAAGCAGTAAGTGGGGAGATTTTTAAGGGACTATTTAAAGATATCGGGACACCCCAAAGGTTGGAAGAGATAAATGAGATACTTACTACTACTTCTTAG